A stretch of the Papaver somniferum cultivar HN1 chromosome 6, ASM357369v1, whole genome shotgun sequence genome encodes the following:
- the LOC113291029 gene encoding midasin-like produces the protein MMNTWIDRYFDRLSLKVTDDGSAKKLIYPRSEIKEPSIDLQASRKMFYQEDIISIINQPNRRLSLEASPDDVAANECYGGSLLLMQLMQRIRSESGDDFKREQAGLLESFLDHLIKIQQEQRFVAYSFSEHLEQLRKSDAVDDDGERHKCPYIFSEHTMDSYMWQQKHIFDSLYIMSHESAWLLKKFKNSDKILDIILVFMSKFKKTKESLDQYLLDECCRLNEHQIQLVMKNNEILDDFGGCIKNLQEQVVERKSVAEMLLGCFVDVVNMYYNRAERGYLPGDTYSFLQCSFSEAAKKTLEILNEAVEKLISVRHSDLTAGGSPLGCIALWIILFESSLINLRMDHICKNYSETVKLGVKQLDTATNNQLDQIRLSINKLLIVGESVLVEFIDMHKTVAEVSYMLGDSFTTSGAHPGTSSKHVDHLMDFSLDDFPWDKHTVPDYFKIDVDDHRTWKWIQANPDYLEWDAGGLRGDI, from the exons ATGATGAATACATGGATAGACAGATACTTTGATAGGTTAAGTCTTAAAGTAACAGATGATGGTTCCGCAAAAAAACTTATATATCCAAGATCTGAAATCAAGGAACCATCAATAGATTTACAGGCTTCACGCAAGATGTTTTACCAAGAA GATATCATCAGTATTATTAACCAGCCAAATAGACGGTTGTCTCTTGAGGCGTCGCCAGATGATGTGGCTGCAAATGAATGCTATGGTGGAAGCTTATTGTTGATGCAACTTATGCAAAGAATTCGTTCAGAATCTGGCGATGATTTCAAGCGTGAGCAG GCTGGGTTGTTGGAGTCTTTCCTCGATCACCTCATCAAGATACAACAGGAGCAGCGGTTTGTGGCATATAGTTTCTCTGAGCACCTGGAACAATTGAGAAAATCTGATGCAGTTGATGATGATGGAGAGAGGCACAAGTGTCCTTATATTTTTTCCGAGCACACCATGGACTCCTATATGTGGCAACAAAAG CACATATTCGATAGTCTATATATCATGTCACATGAATCGGCTTGGTTGCTGAAGAAATTCAAGAATTCCGACAAGATTCTTGATATCATCTTGGTTTTTATGTCaaagttcaagaaaacaaag GAATCGTTGGATCAGTATCTTCTCGATGAATGTTGCCGCCTTAATGAGCATCAGATTCAATTGGTTATGAaaaataatgaaatattagatgatTTTGGAGGGTGCATAAAAAATCTCCAAGAGCAAGTCGTTGAAAGAAAATCTGTGGCGGAAATGTTGCTTGGATGTTTTGTAGATGTAGTAAATATGTACTACAACCGTGCAGAGCGAGGCTATCTTCCCGGGGACACCTATTCTTTCCTCCAATGTTCGTTTTCTGAGGCTGCCAAGAAAACATTAGAGATACTAAATGAAGCAGTAGAGAAACTAATTTCAGTCAGGCATTCTGATCTTACTGCCGGAGGCTCTCCACTTGGATGTATAGCTTTGTGGATAATTCTATTTGAATCATCTCTAATTAATCTACGGATGGATCATATATGTAAAAACTACAGTGAAACAGTCAAACTCGGG GTTAAACAGTTAGACACTGCCACAAACAATCAACTGGATCAAATTAGGCTGTCGATTAATAAACTATTGATAGTTGGGGAAAGCGTCCTAGTTGAATTCATAGACATGCACAAAACG GTGGCAGAAGTTTCTTATATGCTAGGAGATTCTTTTACAACTAGTGGCGCGCATCCTGGAACTTCAAGCAAGCATGTTGACCATTTAATGGATTTCAGTCTCGATGATTTTCCTTGGGATAAGCACACTGTTCCTGATTATTTTAAGATTGACGTTGACGATCATAGGACGTGGAAATGGATTCAAGCTAATCCAGACTACCTAGAATGGGACGCTGGTGGTTTACGCGGAGATATATGA